A single window of Desulfuromonas sp. TF DNA harbors:
- a CDS encoding PilZ domain-containing protein, whose protein sequence is MSEQTSDKPPVGQANQRTSLRSPLLVLKVKVDDGRKFFFGYAKNISRSGMFIATANPREPGSTFQVDIPFPEPLRRTVRCTCEVVWQRQFKKKSSLEPGMGLKFIDLPEADADAIDGWVRNQIK, encoded by the coding sequence ATGAGTGAGCAGACCAGCGACAAACCGCCTGTCGGCCAGGCCAACCAGAGAACCAGTCTGCGTTCGCCGCTACTCGTATTGAAGGTAAAAGTCGATGATGGCAGGAAATTTTTCTTCGGCTATGCCAAGAACATCAGCCGAAGCGGAATGTTTATCGCAACCGCCAATCCCCGTGAGCCGGGCAGCACTTTCCAGGTGGATATCCCTTTTCCGGAACCCCTGAGGCGCACCGTTCGCTGCACCTGCGAGGTGGTCTGGCAGCGCCAGTTCAAAAAGAAATCCTCCTTGGAACCCGGAATGGGACTCAAATTCATCGACCTGCCGGAAGCGGATGCGGATGCCATCGATGGCTGGGTAAGAAATCAAATAAAATAA
- a CDS encoding phage holin family protein — translation MEKNTYREERSVAGLFSELTREMSSLVRHEVALAKAEMSEKAHQATTGVTSLAVGGMVTFASILVLLFSAVYALAQVVELWLAALIVGLIVLVVGVVMLQKGRSNLKAKNLVPHRTMKTMREDKSFAKDHIRST, via the coding sequence ATGGAAAAGAATACATACAGGGAAGAGCGGTCGGTAGCCGGCCTCTTTTCCGAACTGACCCGGGAGATGTCTTCGCTGGTGCGCCACGAGGTCGCCCTCGCCAAGGCGGAAATGTCCGAAAAGGCCCACCAGGCGACCACGGGGGTCACCTCCCTCGCCGTCGGCGGAATGGTCACTTTCGCCAGCATTCTCGTCCTGCTCTTTTCGGCCGTCTACGCCCTCGCCCAGGTGGTGGAGCTCTGGCTTGCCGCCCTGATCGTCGGCCTTATCGTTCTGGTGGTCGGCGTGGTGATGCTGCAGAAGGGGCGCAGCAACCTCAAGGCGAAGAATCTGGTTCCGCACCGCACCATGAAAACGATGCGGGAGGACAAATCGTTTGCCAAGGATCATATAAGGAGCACATGA
- a CDS encoding YfaZ family outer membrane protein → MKKYLLLPLLLCLPALPAWSSSFDLSFNDTSAQVQLVFPLRSDDYGTMQFEGRALYNDHEETRLGSAGVTFVGEPGNVPGFSLGVGGLLYGGRTDDRQDLLALGVGGRLNFAPPALGGFGFGGKIYYAPQIFTGLDAERLLETGVRLAYAVTPKVRVFAEYQNIRSDFEDRGNWTIDEEVRVGFQASF, encoded by the coding sequence ATGAAGAAGTATTTGCTGCTGCCCTTATTGCTGTGCCTGCCCGCCTTGCCGGCATGGTCGAGTTCCTTCGACCTGAGCTTCAACGATACGAGCGCCCAGGTTCAGCTCGTCTTCCCCCTGCGCTCCGATGATTACGGAACGATGCAGTTTGAGGGGCGAGCGCTCTACAACGACCACGAGGAGACCCGGCTGGGATCGGCGGGGGTGACGTTCGTCGGTGAGCCGGGGAACGTTCCTGGATTCTCTCTCGGCGTCGGCGGCCTGCTCTATGGAGGCCGCACGGACGACAGGCAGGATCTTCTTGCCCTCGGCGTCGGCGGCCGCCTGAACTTCGCCCCTCCGGCCTTGGGCGGCTTCGGTTTCGGCGGCAAAATTTACTACGCGCCGCAGATCTTTACCGGCCTCGATGCCGAACGCCTTCTGGAGACCGGCGTCCGGCTCGCTTATGCCGTCACCCCGAAGGTGCGGGTGTTTGCCGAATACCAGAACATCAGGAGCGATTTCGAGGATCGGGGGAACTGGACGATCGACGAAGAGGTGCGGGTCGGCTTTCAGGCCAGCTTTTGA
- a CDS encoding PAS domain S-box protein has translation MDDKNTPDLPESERETGVLKEQLRRLEKERDDALARVREADGWRETGDLLRVVFDSSFDAIVIHTLAGEVLDANETFLHLHGISREEALRLTIADFVSPSMPMETATAIWAKVAEGEDQVFEWKGRRYKEGTEFDAEVFLRRMPMGGQDAILAHVRDITRYKQTETEIRESRERLRQAHDLLEGITEGTEDLIAAQDPGFRFILFNRAYREEFKRIFGTDIELGSSMTEALAHLPEDRKKAMKLWGRALKGESFTAIQEMGDPGLERNVYEMRYSPLRGAEGNMIGAAYIVRNVTAKVQGIRKLQKKEEQFRAFFDNAAVGTVQMALDGSFLRVNDRFCQIVGYSREELLGRSVLEITHPEDRHETREALRELGSGDISVYRIEKRYLRRDGNEIWVYLSAGLVHDAEGAPLHLINIVQDITERKRMEQDLLMAKEVAEDASLAKSQFLANMSHELRTPMTVIMGSLELLKKSWAAPEREHLLEMADTSADRLLELIDDLLDISRIEARQLKIEEQPFDLRSCIRQAMEIFAAPARKKGLLLHWTVDPQLPEQLNGDSVRLEQVLINLVGNAVKFTRNGEVSVNVVKKAGELVFSVRDTGIGIPADKISDLFRLFTQADSSLTRTYGGTGLGLAISKELVEMMGGSLEAESEVGKGSIFTFTIPLTEVEKGVEPAPSEATGDSGGPLQILLAEDDPTVRDLVRMILDKRGLTVSTAANGREAVDLWKAGGVDLILMDLQMPEMNGLEATRQIREMENGRGRRVCIFALTAHARPEDRQECLSAGMDGFLAKPIHVEELNRLIESCRCGVKSRFPGN, from the coding sequence ATGGATGACAAAAATACTCCCGACCTGCCCGAATCGGAACGCGAGACCGGGGTGCTGAAGGAACAACTCCGGCGCCTGGAAAAGGAGCGGGACGATGCCCTTGCCAGGGTGCGAGAAGCCGATGGATGGCGGGAGACGGGCGACCTTTTGCGGGTCGTTTTCGACAGCAGCTTCGATGCGATCGTGATCCACACCCTGGCCGGCGAGGTGCTCGATGCCAATGAAACGTTCCTTCATCTGCACGGCATCAGTCGTGAAGAAGCCCTGCGCCTGACGATTGCCGACTTCGTCAGTCCATCGATGCCGATGGAAACCGCGACAGCCATCTGGGCGAAGGTGGCGGAGGGAGAAGATCAGGTATTCGAATGGAAGGGGCGGCGGTACAAAGAGGGCACCGAGTTTGATGCGGAAGTATTCCTGCGCCGGATGCCCATGGGCGGGCAGGATGCCATCCTTGCCCATGTGCGCGACATCACGCGGTACAAGCAGACCGAGACGGAGATCAGGGAAAGCCGGGAACGCCTGCGGCAGGCGCATGACCTGCTGGAGGGGATCACCGAAGGGACCGAGGATCTGATCGCCGCGCAGGACCCCGGCTTCCGGTTTATCCTCTTCAACCGCGCCTACCGTGAGGAATTCAAGCGGATCTTCGGCACGGACATCGAGTTGGGCAGCAGCATGACGGAGGCGCTGGCGCATCTTCCGGAAGACCGGAAAAAGGCCATGAAGCTCTGGGGCCGGGCATTGAAGGGGGAGTCATTCACCGCCATACAGGAGATGGGCGATCCCGGACTGGAGCGAAACGTTTACGAGATGCGGTACAGTCCTCTGCGAGGCGCCGAAGGCAACATGATCGGAGCGGCGTACATCGTCCGCAATGTGACGGCGAAAGTTCAGGGGATACGGAAACTGCAGAAAAAAGAAGAGCAGTTCCGGGCCTTCTTCGATAATGCGGCGGTGGGGACGGTGCAGATGGCCCTGGATGGATCCTTTTTGCGGGTAAACGATCGCTTCTGCCAGATTGTCGGCTATAGCCGGGAGGAATTGCTGGGAAGGTCGGTCCTTGAGATCACCCATCCGGAGGACCGGCACGAAACCCGGGAGGCCCTCCGGGAACTCGGTTCCGGCGATATCTCGGTTTACAGGATCGAAAAACGATACCTCCGCAGGGATGGGAACGAAATATGGGTCTATCTATCGGCAGGACTTGTCCATGATGCGGAAGGCGCTCCCCTGCACCTGATAAACATTGTTCAGGATATTACGGAGCGAAAGCGCATGGAACAGGATCTGCTTATGGCGAAGGAGGTGGCCGAGGATGCGAGTCTGGCCAAAAGTCAATTCCTGGCCAACATGAGCCATGAACTCCGCACCCCGATGACGGTGATCATGGGCTCACTGGAGTTGCTGAAGAAATCATGGGCAGCTCCCGAGCGGGAGCATCTTCTGGAGATGGCCGACACCTCCGCCGATCGGCTGCTGGAACTCATCGACGACCTGCTCGACATCTCCAGGATCGAGGCGCGGCAGTTGAAAATAGAGGAGCAGCCTTTCGATCTCCGGAGTTGTATTCGCCAGGCGATGGAGATCTTTGCGGCGCCGGCGCGGAAAAAGGGATTGCTCCTTCACTGGACGGTTGACCCGCAGCTGCCTGAGCAGTTGAACGGCGATTCCGTTCGGCTGGAACAGGTGCTGATAAACCTGGTGGGGAACGCCGTTAAATTCACCCGGAACGGCGAGGTATCGGTGAATGTCGTCAAGAAGGCCGGTGAGCTGGTGTTTTCCGTTCGCGACACCGGCATCGGCATTCCCGCAGATAAAATCAGTGACCTTTTTCGACTCTTCACCCAGGCGGACAGCTCACTGACCCGCACCTATGGCGGTACGGGCCTGGGATTGGCGATCAGCAAAGAACTGGTGGAAATGATGGGCGGCTCCCTCGAAGCGGAAAGTGAAGTGGGGAAAGGAAGCATCTTTACCTTCACCATCCCCTTGACAGAAGTTGAAAAGGGAGTCGAGCCTGCTCCCTCAGAAGCGACGGGAGACAGCGGCGGCCCATTGCAGATCCTCCTGGCCGAGGACGATCCGACGGTTCGGGATCTGGTAAGAATGATTCTCGACAAGCGGGGGTTGACGGTGTCCACTGCCGCGAACGGGCGCGAGGCGGTGGACCTATGGAAAGCGGGAGGAGTCGACCTGATTCTCATGGATCTTCAGATGCCGGAGATGAACGGCCTTGAGGCCACGAGGCAGATCCGCGAAATGGAAAACGGACGGGGCCGAAGAGTCTGCATTTTTGCCCTCACTGCCCACGCCAGGCCGGAAGACCGGCAGGAATGCCTGTCCGCGGGCATGGACGGGTTTTTGGCCAAACCTATTCATGTAGAAGAACTGAACAGACTAATCGAAAGCTGCCGGTGTGGAGTGAAATCGAGGTTTCCCGGGAACTGA
- a CDS encoding glycosyltransferase encodes MNCDLPACLPSGIARYLATRFAAGPWKIEGCGRGGFSGAVVIPALAEEDSLFGTLHSLERNPPELLSRFLVLVVVNHRADAEESDKESNLRTLRKLSGAPFPAIRLAWIDASSKGLELPDRTGGVGLARKIGFDLALGRLDYSGAPPLLVALDADTLVRPDYLAVLLRHFETAAEGGAVIPFRHQKGETQEENLAIEQYELFLRHYVLGLSLAGSPYAFHTVGSAMACRADAYVRAGGMNLRRAGEDFYFLQQLAKTSGVSGLTGTEVYPSARPSHRVPFGTGRSIARMLAGEKGAVSFYRPECFRLLGAWLSLAAREWRTPGFAVLDKALDLSASLADYLNLLDFTVVWDRLRRNHRTREAFMSGFHGWFDAFKTLRFIHHLCAGPHPRSGPEDALPRLLDWAQLEGNGDAALHLSRLREYQRGGDFAKSFLYGSD; translated from the coding sequence ATGAACTGCGACCTGCCGGCATGCCTTCCATCCGGAATTGCCAGGTATCTCGCGACCCGCTTCGCCGCCGGCCCCTGGAAAATTGAAGGGTGCGGCCGCGGCGGCTTTTCCGGGGCGGTGGTCATCCCCGCCCTGGCCGAGGAGGACAGCCTCTTTGGCACCCTGCACAGCCTGGAGCGGAACCCGCCCGAGCTTTTATCCCGCTTTCTTGTGCTGGTGGTCGTCAATCACCGCGCCGATGCCGAAGAGTCGGACAAGGAGTCCAACCTGAGGACGCTGCGTAAGCTTTCCGGCGCACCCTTTCCCGCGATTCGACTCGCCTGGATCGATGCCTCCTCGAAGGGGCTGGAGCTGCCGGACCGCACGGGCGGGGTGGGCCTGGCCCGCAAGATCGGCTTCGATCTGGCCCTGGGCCGCCTGGACTATTCCGGAGCCCCGCCGCTGCTGGTCGCCCTCGATGCCGACACTCTGGTGCGCCCCGATTATCTTGCAGTTCTTCTCCGTCATTTCGAGACGGCCGCAGAAGGCGGCGCAGTCATTCCCTTCCGGCACCAAAAGGGAGAGACGCAGGAAGAGAACCTGGCCATCGAGCAGTACGAACTCTTCCTTCGCCATTACGTTCTGGGGCTCTCCCTCGCGGGGTCTCCCTATGCATTTCATACCGTCGGCAGCGCTATGGCCTGCCGGGCCGATGCTTATGTCCGGGCCGGGGGAATGAACCTCCGCCGGGCCGGTGAGGACTTCTATTTTCTTCAGCAACTGGCAAAGACCTCCGGCGTCTCGGGTCTCACGGGGACGGAGGTGTACCCCTCGGCCCGCCCCTCCCATCGCGTCCCCTTCGGAACCGGGCGCTCCATTGCCCGCATGCTGGCCGGAGAGAAAGGCGCCGTGAGCTTTTACCGCCCTGAATGTTTTCGCCTTCTCGGTGCGTGGCTGAGCCTCGCCGCGCGGGAGTGGCGAACCCCGGGATTCGCCGTTCTGGATAAAGCACTCGATCTGTCCGCATCCTTGGCCGACTACCTGAACCTTCTTGATTTTACCGTAGTTTGGGATCGGCTGCGAAGAAACCACCGGACCCGGGAGGCGTTTATGTCCGGGTTTCACGGCTGGTTCGATGCCTTTAAAACACTGAGGTTCATTCACCATCTCTGCGCCGGGCCCCATCCGAGGTCAGGACCGGAAGACGCCCTCCCCCGGCTGCTGGATTGGGCGCAACTGGAGGGGAACGGCGACGCGGCACTGCACCTCTCACGGCTTCGGGAATACCAGAGGGGAGGAGATTTTGCAAAAAGCTTCTTATATGGGTCGGATTAA
- a CDS encoding DUF3618 domain-containing protein, whose translation MNGRQDIDERTEELREKFRAQESVRHSESLDELSEKNSAELENEIRMIRAEMDQTLREIERRLSPGELLDRALHQLPGGPKEFANNLGYALRDNPLPAALTGIGLAWLMAESGSSSYEGRVRHSGAAREKMREASHTVGEKFHQVSDRIHGGISRVKESMHEAGSSVREGAEAARSRAGEAGYGIQEKGRHMRESFAGMRDERPILLAGLGLAVGALIGAAIPPTRTEDRLMGETRDKAVDRAKEKGREQTETAEAILRTGVESAREETERRLH comes from the coding sequence ATGAACGGAAGACAGGATATCGACGAACGGACCGAAGAGCTCCGGGAAAAGTTCCGGGCACAGGAATCCGTGCGGCATTCCGAATCGCTCGATGAACTCTCGGAAAAAAATTCCGCCGAACTGGAGAACGAAATCCGCATGATCCGCGCCGAAATGGACCAGACTCTCCGGGAAATCGAGCGCAGATTATCTCCCGGAGAACTCCTGGATCGGGCACTTCATCAGTTGCCAGGGGGACCCAAGGAATTTGCTAACAACCTGGGGTACGCCCTGCGCGACAATCCCCTCCCCGCGGCGTTGACGGGTATCGGCCTCGCCTGGCTCATGGCCGAATCCGGCAGTTCCTCTTATGAAGGCCGGGTGCGGCATTCAGGCGCCGCACGGGAGAAGATGCGGGAGGCGTCCCACACCGTGGGTGAAAAGTTCCACCAGGTCAGCGACCGCATCCACGGCGGGATCTCACGGGTCAAGGAAAGCATGCACGAAGCAGGAAGTTCGGTCAGGGAAGGAGCGGAGGCAGCCCGTTCCCGGGCCGGAGAAGCCGGCTACGGCATTCAGGAAAAGGGCCGGCATATGCGAGAGAGCTTTGCTGGAATGCGGGATGAGCGCCCCATCCTGCTGGCCGGACTGGGGTTGGCCGTGGGCGCTCTCATCGGCGCGGCCATACCCCCGACCCGAACCGAGGACCGGTTGATGGGAGAAACCCGCGACAAGGCTGTGGACCGTGCTAAGGAAAAGGGCCGTGAGCAGACGGAGACAGCCGAAGCAATCCTCCGCACAGGCGTGGAATCGGCGCGCGAGGAGACGGAGCGCCGGCTCCACTGA
- the miaA gene encoding tRNA (adenosine(37)-N6)-dimethylallyltransferase MiaA, with protein sequence MNPGPHPNLLVILGPTASGKTRLGVQAAREVGGEILSADSRQVYRGMDLGTGKDLAEYGEVPYHLIDIVDPGYEFSVFEFQRRFFDTFIEIRRRGRFPLLVGGTGLYLDAVLKGYRLVEVPENPELRSELAGLSQDALAALLLRLRPAMHNTTDLTDRERLVRAIEIAEGEAAAGADLPPLPSLRPLVFGIRWERQTLRQRITARLKERLEQGLIEEVAGLHGEGVPWATLEFYGLEYRFVAQHLQGKLNRNDMFQKLNSAIHDFAKRQETWFRRMERHGTEIRWVDGEGEPLGEILHVMGTR encoded by the coding sequence CGTCTGGGCGTCCAGGCAGCCAGAGAGGTCGGCGGTGAGATCCTCTCCGCCGACTCCCGCCAGGTTTACCGGGGGATGGATCTCGGCACCGGCAAGGATCTGGCGGAGTATGGCGAGGTCCCTTACCATCTGATCGACATCGTCGATCCAGGGTACGAATTCAGCGTCTTCGAGTTCCAGAGACGCTTCTTCGACACCTTTATTGAGATCCGCAGGCGAGGCCGATTTCCCCTTTTGGTCGGGGGGACGGGGCTGTATCTGGATGCGGTCCTCAAGGGATACCGCCTTGTCGAAGTTCCGGAAAACCCGGAGTTGAGAAGTGAGCTGGCCGGACTGAGCCAGGACGCGCTGGCCGCCCTCCTGCTCAGACTCCGTCCCGCAATGCACAACACCACCGACCTGACCGACCGGGAGCGACTGGTGCGCGCCATCGAGATCGCCGAGGGAGAAGCGGCTGCCGGAGCCGACCTCCCTCCATTGCCCTCCCTCCGGCCGCTGGTCTTCGGCATCCGCTGGGAGCGGCAAACGCTGCGGCAGCGCATCACAGCCCGTCTGAAGGAGAGGCTCGAGCAGGGCCTGATCGAGGAGGTTGCCGGACTGCACGGGGAAGGGGTGCCCTGGGCGACCCTGGAATTCTACGGGCTGGAGTACCGCTTCGTCGCACAGCACCTCCAGGGGAAGCTCAATCGCAACGACATGTTCCAGAAGTTGAACAGCGCCATTCACGACTTCGCCAAACGCCAGGAGACCTGGTTTCGCCGGATGGAGCGGCATGGGACGGAGATCCGATGGGTGGACGGCGAAGGGGAGCCGCTGGGGGAGATCTTGCACGTCATGGGGACCCGATGA
- a CDS encoding ATP-binding protein — protein MEQQLGQRLNEHHAVSDKQLKIALERQRLHGGRLGHNLAALGYITSAEFDSISKRTPVAPKAVQDTGLELSFIADLIMKHILHMGEFKLSDLEDSIKLPASVLDPAVELLRREKLIEVKGAAEYVKSSYNFSINENGKARASELLDICQYSGPAPVPLESYRKMVELQTINNMEINEERVRKAFSELIVGEKLLRRLGPAISSGNPIFMYGPPGNGKTTLAERIGDILPSTIFMPYSIIVGGQIIIIFDPVNHTPVPDVSKPAGNGQAADQRWVRVRRPVVTTGGELTLKTLDLEFNTIAKYYEAPLQMKANNGLFIIDDFGRQQVDPQQLLNRWIVNLDRKIDFMSLHTGMKFEIPFDQLVIFSTNLEPKTLVDEAFLRRIRYKIKIDHPTEEEYEHIFRKVCESNDVPFRKEVFEYLLSNYYKRLGVPLNACHPRDIIGHVVDDSRYYNYPPELTEETIQNAWENYFVGDSEGE, from the coding sequence ATGGAACAACAGCTAGGTCAGCGCCTGAATGAACATCATGCCGTATCGGATAAACAGCTGAAAATAGCCCTGGAGCGCCAGCGTCTGCATGGCGGCAGGCTGGGCCACAACCTGGCCGCTCTCGGCTATATCACCTCCGCCGAATTCGACTCTATTTCAAAAAGAACACCAGTCGCTCCAAAAGCAGTGCAGGACACCGGGCTTGAACTCTCGTTTATCGCAGACCTGATCATGAAACACATCCTGCACATGGGAGAATTCAAGCTCTCCGACCTCGAAGACAGCATTAAACTTCCGGCTTCCGTCCTCGACCCGGCTGTCGAATTACTGCGTCGGGAAAAACTGATCGAGGTCAAAGGCGCCGCCGAATACGTCAAATCCTCCTACAATTTCTCCATCAATGAGAACGGAAAGGCCAGGGCGTCGGAACTGCTCGATATCTGCCAGTATTCCGGTCCGGCTCCCGTGCCGTTGGAATCCTACCGCAAGATGGTGGAACTTCAGACCATCAACAATATGGAAATTAACGAAGAGCGGGTCAGAAAAGCATTTTCCGAACTTATCGTCGGCGAAAAGCTCCTGAGGCGTCTTGGACCCGCCATCAGCTCGGGAAACCCCATATTCATGTACGGTCCACCGGGGAACGGCAAAACGACGCTGGCTGAAAGGATAGGGGACATACTTCCCAGCACCATTTTCATGCCCTATTCGATTATCGTAGGCGGTCAGATCATCATCATCTTCGATCCGGTAAACCATACTCCTGTACCCGACGTCTCGAAACCGGCCGGAAACGGCCAGGCGGCCGACCAGCGATGGGTGCGGGTCCGCCGGCCGGTCGTCACCACGGGGGGGGAACTCACCCTGAAAACCCTGGATCTCGAATTCAACACCATCGCCAAGTACTATGAGGCGCCCCTGCAGATGAAGGCCAACAACGGGCTTTTCATCATCGACGATTTCGGCCGTCAGCAGGTCGATCCCCAGCAGTTGCTCAATCGATGGATCGTAAATCTCGACCGGAAAATCGACTTTATGTCCCTGCATACAGGAATGAAGTTCGAGATCCCCTTCGACCAGCTGGTGATCTTTTCGACCAACCTCGAACCGAAGACGCTGGTGGACGAAGCCTTCCTGCGCCGCATCCGGTACAAGATCAAAATCGATCATCCTACCGAAGAGGAGTATGAACATATTTTCCGCAAAGTATGCGAATCGAATGATGTTCCGTTCAGAAAAGAGGTTTTCGAATATCTGCTCAGCAACTATTACAAAAGGCTCGGCGTCCCCCTCAATGCCTGCCATCCCAGGGATATCATCGGCCATGTGGTCGATGATTCGCGGTACTACAACTACCCTCCGGAACTTACCGAGGAGACGATACAAAATGCCTGGGAGAACTACTTCGTGGGGGACTCCGAGGGAGAATAG